In one window of Mesorhizobium sp. B2-1-1 DNA:
- a CDS encoding hydantoinase B/oxoprolinase family protein, whose product MQKLDAITLSVLQAALQQVCDEMDLTFSRAAFSPVIAEANDRSDGIYSAVDGSLIAQGSQGLPVFVGVMQYSTRTVIEMIADGRCLAPEPGDIYIVNDPYLGGTHLMDVRFVMPVYRDGKIFCWLSNTGHWPDIGGSVPGGFSASATAVEQEGLRLPPVKLFKKGVLDPEIYAIICSNIRVADQRIGDIRAQAAALLIGQDRLNGILDRYGDETVVEAIAELRRRAAEQMRANIAAIPDGTYRSKAFVDSDGVVNEPLTIALTVEKKDDTLTFDFAGSSKPCAGPMNSVLATTLSSVYLAMRHIFPDVPISAGAFEPLEVKRPEGTFLDARYPRPVSGCAAEVSQRIAEAVFAAMVQALPDKVTAAPAGSSGNFALGGNDPARGRDYVMYQISGGGYGGNAGHDGLTNGCSTIGISKSPPVEIMEQAFPVLYRHYALREGSGGAGKHRGGFGLAYEVEILRGEARASFVMDHGRFGPQGALGGRDGEPNTVAVIRDGKEHVPPHLSKEQDIALKAGDRVRVGTPGGGGYGDPRERDPELVAQDVRLGYYTAEQARDLFGAA is encoded by the coding sequence ATGCAAAAGCTCGACGCCATCACGCTCTCGGTTCTCCAGGCAGCCCTGCAGCAGGTCTGCGATGAGATGGACCTGACCTTTTCCCGCGCCGCCTTCTCACCTGTCATCGCCGAGGCCAATGACCGCTCCGACGGCATCTATTCGGCCGTCGACGGCTCGCTGATCGCGCAAGGCAGCCAGGGCCTGCCGGTATTCGTCGGCGTCATGCAATATTCGACCAGGACGGTGATCGAGATGATCGCCGACGGCCGCTGCCTGGCCCCGGAGCCGGGCGATATCTACATCGTCAACGACCCGTATCTCGGCGGCACGCATCTGATGGACGTGCGCTTCGTCATGCCGGTCTACCGGGACGGCAAGATTTTCTGTTGGCTGTCCAACACCGGTCATTGGCCCGACATTGGCGGTTCGGTGCCCGGCGGCTTCTCGGCTTCGGCGACGGCGGTCGAGCAGGAAGGCTTGCGGCTGCCGCCGGTCAAACTGTTCAAGAAAGGCGTACTCGACCCGGAGATCTACGCCATCATCTGTTCGAACATCCGCGTCGCCGACCAGCGCATCGGCGACATCAGGGCGCAGGCTGCCGCACTGCTGATCGGCCAGGATCGGCTCAATGGAATTCTGGATCGTTACGGAGACGAAACCGTTGTCGAGGCGATCGCAGAACTGCGCCGCCGCGCTGCCGAGCAGATGCGCGCCAACATAGCGGCCATTCCCGACGGGACGTACCGCTCGAAGGCCTTCGTCGATTCCGACGGCGTGGTCAACGAGCCGCTGACCATCGCGCTCACCGTCGAGAAGAAGGACGACACCCTGACTTTCGATTTCGCCGGCTCGTCAAAGCCCTGCGCGGGGCCGATGAACAGCGTGCTGGCGACCACCTTGTCCTCGGTTTATCTCGCCATGCGCCATATCTTCCCCGATGTGCCGATCAGCGCCGGCGCCTTCGAGCCGCTCGAGGTCAAGCGGCCGGAGGGTACCTTCCTGGATGCCAGATATCCCCGCCCGGTCTCGGGCTGCGCCGCGGAAGTGTCGCAGCGCATCGCCGAGGCGGTGTTTGCGGCCATGGTGCAGGCGCTGCCCGACAAGGTAACGGCGGCGCCCGCCGGCTCCAGCGGCAATTTCGCGCTCGGCGGCAACGATCCGGCGCGCGGCCGCGACTATGTCATGTACCAGATCTCTGGTGGCGGCTATGGCGGCAATGCCGGCCATGACGGGCTGACCAATGGCTGCTCGACCATCGGCATCTCCAAGTCGCCGCCGGTCGAGATCATGGAGCAGGCCTTTCCGGTGCTTTACCGTCACTATGCGTTGCGCGAGGGCTCGGGCGGCGCCGGCAAACATCGCGGCGGCTTTGGCCTTGCCTACGAGGTCGAGATCCTGCGTGGAGAAGCCCGCGCCTCCTTTGTCATGGACCATGGCCGCTTCGGCCCGCAAGGCGCGCTCGGCGGCCGGGATGGCGAGCCCAACACGGTGGCCGTCATCCGCGACGGGAAGGAACATGTGCCGCCGCACCTCTCCAAGGAGCAGGACATCGCGCTCAAGGCCGGTGACCGCGTCCGCGTCGGTACGCCGGGTGGTGGCGGCTACGGCGATCCGCGTGAGCGCGATCCGGAACTGGTGGCTCAGGACGTCAGGCTTGGTTATTATACGGCTGAACAGGCCAGGGATTTGTTCGGCGCCGCATGA
- a CDS encoding aldehyde dehydrogenase family protein, whose product MNILERYHAMEYGPAPEARNEADAWLAARDFSKALFIDGTWKAAGGGKTFETSEPSSGKLLAKVSDAGAADIDAAVAAATKALPKWSASSGYTRAKVLYAIGRAMQRHQRLFAVLETIDNGKPIRESRDIDVPLAIRHFIHHAGWAQALDKDFPGHKGVGVVGQIIPWNFPLLMLAWKIAPALAAGCTVVLKPAEFTPLTAILFTEICERAGVPKGVVNIVQGGPEAGAAIVNHPGIQKIAFTGSSEVGKIIRKATAGSGKKLSLELGGKSAFIVFEDADLDSAVEGLVDGIWFNQGQVCCAGSRLLVQEGIADAFIAKVKVRMSRLRVGSPLDKNTDIGPLVDLTQLDRVKGLVAEGAKQGAVCWQPDAALPSSGYYHLPTLATGVSPANILAQEEVFGPVLATMTFRNTEEAIELANNTRYGLAASVWSENVNLALHVAPQLKAGVVWVNGTNMFDAACGFGGYRESGFGREGGREGMFEYLTAKLPLGPVIKPAAASTQPVEQADGTAIDRTAKLFIGGKQVRPDGNYSLAVVTAKGKLAGEVGLGNRKDIRDAVSAARACKSWPEATAYNRSQVLYYLAENLSGRAEEFASRLVQLTGATAKAAREEVDQSIERLFLYAGLADKFEGRVHQPPARAVTLALHEPVGVVGIVAPDSQPLLGFISLVAPALAMGNTVVAVPSERHPLLATDLYQVIEYSDVPAGAINIVTGRTAELAGVLAKHDDVDGLWLFADADTCAKAEVESVGNLKRIWSGNGRSLDWASEEAAGDALLRRAVEVKNVWVPYGD is encoded by the coding sequence ATGAACATTCTCGAACGCTATCACGCCATGGAATACGGTCCGGCGCCGGAAGCCCGCAACGAGGCCGACGCCTGGCTTGCCGCGCGCGATTTTTCCAAGGCATTGTTCATCGACGGCACCTGGAAGGCGGCTGGCGGCGGCAAGACCTTCGAGACCAGCGAGCCTTCTTCCGGCAAGCTGCTGGCCAAGGTCTCGGATGCCGGAGCCGCCGACATCGACGCCGCGGTCGCGGCGGCCACCAAGGCGCTGCCGAAATGGTCGGCCTCCTCGGGCTATACCAGGGCAAAAGTGCTCTATGCCATCGGCCGCGCCATGCAGCGCCACCAGCGCCTGTTCGCGGTGCTTGAGACAATCGACAATGGCAAACCGATCCGTGAGAGCCGCGACATCGATGTGCCATTGGCGATCCGCCACTTCATCCATCACGCCGGCTGGGCGCAGGCGCTGGACAAGGATTTCCCCGGCCACAAGGGCGTCGGCGTCGTCGGCCAGATCATCCCTTGGAACTTTCCGCTGCTGATGCTGGCCTGGAAGATCGCGCCGGCGCTGGCCGCCGGCTGCACGGTGGTGCTGAAGCCGGCCGAGTTCACGCCGCTGACAGCCATCCTGTTCACCGAAATCTGCGAACGCGCCGGCGTGCCGAAAGGCGTCGTCAACATCGTGCAGGGCGGCCCGGAAGCGGGTGCGGCCATCGTCAACCACCCCGGCATCCAGAAGATCGCCTTCACCGGGTCTTCGGAAGTCGGCAAGATCATACGCAAGGCTACCGCCGGCTCGGGCAAGAAGCTGTCGCTGGAGCTTGGCGGCAAGTCGGCCTTCATCGTGTTCGAGGATGCCGATCTCGACAGCGCCGTCGAAGGTCTGGTCGACGGCATCTGGTTCAACCAGGGACAGGTCTGCTGCGCCGGTTCGCGGCTGCTGGTGCAGGAGGGCATCGCCGACGCCTTCATCGCCAAGGTCAAGGTCAGGATGAGCCGGCTGCGCGTCGGCAGCCCACTGGACAAGAACACCGATATCGGCCCGCTGGTCGATCTGACGCAGCTCGATCGCGTCAAGGGCCTGGTCGCCGAGGGCGCAAAACAGGGGGCGGTCTGCTGGCAGCCGGATGCGGCGCTGCCCTCATCCGGCTATTACCATCTGCCGACCCTCGCTACCGGCGTTTCGCCGGCTAATATTCTCGCCCAGGAAGAAGTATTCGGCCCCGTTCTGGCGACCATGACGTTCCGCAACACCGAGGAAGCGATCGAGCTCGCCAACAACACCCGCTATGGCCTTGCCGCTTCGGTGTGGAGCGAAAACGTCAATCTTGCCTTGCACGTCGCGCCGCAATTGAAAGCGGGTGTCGTCTGGGTCAACGGCACCAATATGTTCGACGCCGCCTGCGGCTTTGGCGGCTACCGCGAGAGCGGTTTCGGCCGCGAGGGCGGGCGCGAAGGCATGTTCGAATATCTCACGGCAAAGCTGCCGCTTGGCCCGGTCATCAAGCCGGCGGCAGCCTCGACACAACCGGTCGAGCAGGCCGATGGCACAGCAATCGACCGGACGGCAAAGCTGTTCATCGGCGGCAAACAGGTCCGGCCGGACGGCAACTACTCGCTGGCGGTTGTCACCGCCAAGGGCAAGCTTGCCGGCGAAGTCGGCTTGGGCAACCGCAAGGATATACGCGATGCCGTCTCCGCGGCGCGGGCCTGCAAGAGCTGGCCGGAGGCGACCGCCTACAACCGCTCACAGGTGCTCTACTATCTGGCGGAAAACCTCTCCGGCCGGGCGGAGGAATTCGCTTCACGCCTCGTCCAGCTCACGGGCGCGACCGCCAAGGCGGCACGCGAGGAGGTCGACCAGTCGATCGAGCGGTTGTTTCTCTATGCCGGACTTGCCGACAAGTTCGAGGGGCGCGTGCACCAGCCGCCGGCACGGGCGGTGACGCTGGCATTGCATGAGCCGGTTGGCGTCGTCGGCATCGTCGCGCCCGACAGTCAGCCGCTGCTCGGGTTCATCTCGCTGGTCGCGCCGGCGCTGGCAATGGGCAACACGGTGGTCGCGGTGCCTTCGGAGCGCCATCCGCTGCTCGCCACCGACTTGTATCAGGTCATCGAATATTCCGACGTGCCTGCCGGCGCCATCAACATCGTCACCGGCCGCACGGCCGAACTTGCCGGCGTGCTGGCCAAGCATGACGATGTCGATGGGCTCTGGCTGTTCGCCGATGCCGACACCTGCGCCAAGGCGGAGGTCGAGTCCGTCGGCAACCTCAAACGTATCTGGAGCGGCAATGGCCGTAGCCTCGACTGGGCCTCGGAAGAAGCCGCTGGCGATGCTTTGCTGCGCCGCGCCGTCGAGGTGAAGAACGTCTGGGTGCCCTACGGCGACTGA
- a CDS encoding SDR family oxidoreductase → MADLAGKVVVITAAAQGIGKASALAFAKAGATVHATDINETLLAELAKTAGIKTRKVDVLNDEAVNTAFAGIGRVDVLFNCAGFVHSGSILEMKDSDLDFALNLNVRAMIRTIRAVLPGMLERADGSIINMASLASSQKGVPNRFAYGVTKAAVIGLTKAVAADYVGKGIRCNAICPGTVESPSLQDRMHAQGDYEAARAAFIARQPMGRLGTPEEIADLAVYLAGATYTSGQAYNIDGGWSI, encoded by the coding sequence ATGGCGGATCTGGCAGGCAAGGTCGTCGTCATCACGGCAGCGGCGCAAGGCATCGGCAAGGCAAGCGCGCTCGCCTTCGCCAAGGCAGGAGCTACCGTCCATGCCACCGACATCAACGAAACGCTGCTGGCGGAACTCGCCAAGACTGCCGGGATCAAGACACGCAAGGTCGACGTGCTCAATGACGAGGCGGTCAACACCGCCTTCGCCGGGATCGGCCGCGTCGACGTGCTGTTCAACTGCGCCGGTTTCGTCCACTCCGGCTCAATCCTGGAGATGAAGGACAGCGATCTCGATTTCGCTCTCAACCTCAACGTTCGCGCCATGATCCGCACCATCCGCGCCGTGCTGCCCGGCATGCTGGAGCGCGCAGACGGGTCGATCATCAACATGGCCTCGCTGGCGAGTTCGCAGAAGGGCGTGCCGAACCGTTTCGCCTATGGCGTCACCAAGGCTGCGGTGATCGGCCTGACCAAGGCAGTCGCGGCCGACTATGTCGGCAAGGGCATACGCTGCAACGCCATCTGCCCCGGTACGGTCGAGAGCCCGTCGCTGCAGGATCGCATGCACGCGCAGGGCGATTATGAAGCCGCGCGCGCCGCCTTCATCGCGCGCCAGCCGATGGGCCGGCTCGGCACGCCGGAGGAAATCGCCGATCTGGCCGTCTATCTGGCCGGCGCCACCTACACATCCGGGCAGGCCTACAATATCGATGGTGGCTGGTCGATCTGA
- a CDS encoding ABC transporter ATP-binding protein → MGSLKIENVKKAFGPVEVLKGIDLEVTDGEFVVFVGPSGCGKSTLLRVIAGLEDSTSGRVVIDGADVSATPPAKRGIAMVFQTYALYPHLTVKNNMGLGLKQAGTPAPEIERRIGIASSMLSLEPYLERRPAELSGGQRQRVAIGRAVVREPKLFLFDEPLSNLDAALRVNTRLEIAQLHRRLKATMIYVTHDQVEAMTLADKIVVLNAGKIEQIGGPMELYNSPANEFVAGFIGSPKMNFIDGARLGETAKSIGVRPEHLTVDPKSGAWKGTVVHAEHLGADTNLYLDCEKAGLITVRIFGVYDAEPGATLYATPDPAKTYRFGADGKVLK, encoded by the coding sequence GTGGGCTCGCTGAAGATCGAGAATGTGAAGAAGGCCTTCGGCCCGGTCGAGGTGCTGAAGGGCATCGACCTCGAGGTGACGGATGGCGAATTCGTCGTCTTCGTCGGCCCCTCGGGCTGCGGCAAGTCGACTTTGCTGAGGGTGATCGCCGGGCTGGAGGATTCGACCTCGGGCCGGGTGGTCATCGATGGCGCGGATGTCTCGGCCACGCCGCCGGCCAAGCGCGGCATCGCCATGGTGTTCCAGACCTATGCGCTCTATCCGCACCTGACGGTGAAGAACAATATGGGCCTTGGCCTCAAGCAGGCCGGCACGCCGGCGCCCGAGATCGAGCGCCGCATCGGCATCGCCTCGTCCATGCTGTCGCTTGAGCCCTATCTGGAAAGGCGTCCCGCGGAACTCTCCGGCGGCCAGCGCCAGCGCGTCGCCATCGGCCGCGCCGTGGTGCGCGAGCCAAAGCTGTTCCTGTTCGACGAGCCTTTGTCCAATCTCGACGCGGCACTGCGCGTCAACACGCGGTTGGAAATCGCGCAGCTGCATCGCCGCCTCAAGGCGACGATGATCTACGTCACCCACGACCAGGTCGAGGCGATGACGCTGGCAGACAAGATCGTGGTGCTCAATGCCGGGAAAATCGAGCAGATCGGCGGACCGATGGAACTCTACAATTCGCCGGCGAACGAATTTGTCGCGGGCTTCATCGGCTCGCCGAAGATGAACTTCATCGACGGCGCCAGGCTTGGGGAAACCGCCAAGAGCATCGGCGTGCGGCCGGAGCATCTGACTGTCGACCCGAAATCCGGCGCCTGGAAAGGCACGGTCGTGCATGCCGAGCACCTCGGCGCCGACACCAATCTCTATCTCGACTGCGAGAAGGCCGGGCTGATCACCGTGCGCATTTTCGGTGTTTATGACGCCGAGCCGGGGGCGACACTTTATGCAACGCCGGATCCGGCGAAGACCTATCGGTTTGGCGCGGATGGGAAGGTGCTGAAGTAG
- a CDS encoding fumarylacetoacetate hydrolase family protein, which yields MKLLRYGEVGSERPGLLDADGTIRDLSAHVADIAGTTLHPASLEMLSKLDAKSLPAVSGKPRLGACVAGTGKFICIGLNYSDHAAETGATVPPEPIIFMKASSAIVGPDDDVLIPRGSEKTDWEVELGVVIGKTAKYVSQADALDYVAGYCVAHDVSERAFQAERQGQWTKGKSCDTFGPTGPWLVTKDEVSDPQNLKMWLTVNGKTMQNGSTKTMVYGVAYLVSYLSQFMSLHPGDIISTGTPPGVGLGMKPPVFLKAGDVVELGIEGLGQQKQTFRADA from the coding sequence ATGAAACTGCTGCGCTATGGCGAGGTGGGGAGCGAACGCCCCGGCCTGCTCGATGCGGATGGGACGATCCGCGACCTCTCCGCCCATGTCGCCGACATTGCCGGCACCACGCTTCACCCGGCCTCGCTGGAGATGCTGTCCAAGCTCGACGCAAAGTCGCTGCCGGCGGTTTCCGGCAAGCCGCGGCTCGGTGCCTGCGTTGCCGGCACCGGCAAGTTCATCTGCATCGGCCTCAACTATTCCGACCACGCCGCCGAGACCGGCGCCACCGTGCCGCCGGAGCCGATCATCTTCATGAAGGCCAGCTCGGCCATCGTCGGACCGGACGATGACGTGCTGATCCCGCGCGGCTCGGAAAAGACCGACTGGGAGGTCGAGCTCGGCGTGGTCATCGGCAAAACGGCAAAATATGTCAGCCAGGCCGATGCGCTCGATTATGTCGCCGGCTACTGCGTCGCGCACGATGTCTCCGAGCGCGCCTTCCAGGCCGAGCGCCAGGGCCAATGGACCAAGGGCAAGAGCTGCGACACGTTCGGCCCGACCGGCCCATGGCTGGTGACCAAGGACGAGGTCTCGGATCCGCAGAACCTGAAGATGTGGCTGACCGTCAACGGCAAGACCATGCAGAACGGCTCGACGAAGACCATGGTCTACGGCGTCGCCTATCTTGTGTCCTATCTCAGCCAGTTCATGTCGCTGCATCCCGGCGACATCATTTCGACAGGCACGCCGCCCGGCGTTGGATTGGGCATGAAGCCGCCGGTGTTCTTGAAGGCCGGCGACGTGGTGGAGCTGGGCATCGAAGGGTTGGGCCAGCAGAAGCAGACGTTCAGGGCTGACGCATAA
- the deoC gene encoding deoxyribose-phosphate aldolase gives MSSTIREAEAKVMPLPARAAANTALPLDHRIARNPGMKLDLGFLESVRSVNRSALERRVASLTKRRSIKADDQAAWLLRAIACMDLTTLNSNDTEERVRRLCAKAINPLRRDIAEGLGIAGEPIRPAAVCVYHPFVATAVDAVRGTGIHVAAVSTAFPHGLAPLSTRLQEIEASVRDGADEIDVVIPRGLVFGAKWREFYNEIVSMRAACGDAHLKVILGTGDLATLRNVMLASMVAMMAGADFIKTSTGKESVNATLPVGLAMVRAIRAYFEETGYLIGFKPAGGISTAKVSLDWLVLMKEELGRPWLEPDLFRFGASSLLTDIERQLEHHLTGHYSANHRHAMA, from the coding sequence ATGAGCAGCACAATCCGCGAGGCCGAGGCCAAGGTGATGCCGCTGCCGGCGCGCGCCGCCGCCAACACCGCCCTCCCGCTGGATCATCGCATCGCGCGCAATCCCGGCATGAAGCTCGACCTCGGCTTTCTGGAGTCGGTGCGCAGCGTCAACCGCTCGGCGCTGGAACGGCGCGTCGCCAGCCTGACCAAGCGGCGCTCGATCAAGGCCGACGACCAGGCGGCCTGGCTGCTGCGGGCGATAGCCTGCATGGACCTGACGACGCTCAACTCGAACGACACGGAAGAGCGCGTGCGCCGGCTTTGCGCCAAAGCGATCAATCCGCTGCGCCGCGACATCGCCGAGGGCCTGGGCATTGCGGGCGAACCCATCCGCCCGGCCGCCGTCTGCGTGTATCATCCGTTCGTCGCCACCGCGGTCGACGCCGTGCGCGGCACCGGCATCCATGTCGCCGCCGTCTCCACCGCCTTCCCGCATGGTCTTGCGCCACTGTCGACCCGCCTCCAGGAGATCGAGGCCTCGGTGCGCGACGGCGCCGACGAGATCGACGTCGTCATCCCGCGCGGCCTGGTGTTCGGGGCCAAATGGCGCGAGTTCTACAACGAGATCGTCTCGATGCGCGCTGCCTGCGGCGATGCGCATCTGAAGGTCATTCTCGGCACCGGCGACCTCGCCACGCTGCGGAATGTGATGCTGGCCTCTATGGTGGCAATGATGGCGGGCGCCGATTTCATCAAGACCTCGACCGGCAAGGAAAGCGTCAACGCCACGCTGCCCGTCGGCCTTGCCATGGTGCGCGCCATCAGGGCCTATTTCGAGGAAACCGGCTATCTCATCGGCTTCAAGCCGGCCGGCGGCATTTCTACCGCCAAGGTGTCGCTCGACTGGCTGGTGCTGATGAAGGAAGAACTCGGCCGGCCGTGGCTGGAACCGGATCTGTTCCGCTTCGGCGCCTCGAGCCTGCTGACAGACATCGAGCGGCAACTCGAACATCACCTGACCGGGCACTATTCGGCCAATCACCGCCACGCGATGGCTTGA
- a CDS encoding ferredoxin--NADP reductase, which translates to MNTTSAFNTAGARPLQFPIPSNVYAETVVSVKHYTDRLFSFRITRPQSLRFRSGEFVMIGLPNAEKPVFRAYSVASPAWDEELEFFSIKVPDGPLTSELQKIQVGDTVIMRQKSTGTLVVDALTPAKRLFMISTGTGIAPFASLLRDPDTYEKFEQLILTHTCRDNAELTYGQELVATLESDPLIGELTGGRVTLYNSTTREESARMGRITALIGSGKFYADLGIEKLNPETDRIMICGSMHMLKDVKEMAESLGFQEGSLSHPSTFVVERAFVG; encoded by the coding sequence ATGAACACCACATCCGCGTTCAACACCGCCGGCGCCCGCCCGCTGCAATTTCCGATTCCATCCAATGTCTATGCCGAAACCGTGGTCTCGGTGAAGCACTACACCGACCGGCTGTTCTCGTTCCGCATCACCCGTCCGCAGTCGCTGCGCTTCCGTTCCGGCGAATTCGTCATGATCGGCCTGCCCAATGCCGAGAAGCCGGTGTTCCGCGCCTATTCGGTGGCCAGCCCGGCCTGGGACGAAGAGCTGGAATTCTTTTCCATCAAGGTACCGGACGGCCCCCTGACCTCGGAGTTGCAGAAGATCCAGGTCGGCGACACCGTCATCATGCGCCAGAAGTCGACCGGCACGCTGGTGGTCGACGCGCTGACGCCGGCCAAGCGGCTGTTCATGATCTCCACCGGCACCGGCATCGCGCCCTTCGCCAGCCTGCTGCGTGACCCTGACACTTATGAAAAATTCGAGCAGCTGATCCTGACCCACACCTGCCGTGACAATGCCGAGCTGACCTATGGCCAGGAACTGGTGGCGACGCTCGAAAGCGACCCGCTGATCGGCGAACTGACCGGCGGCCGTGTCACGCTCTACAACTCCACGACCCGCGAGGAGTCGGCGCGCATGGGCCGTATCACCGCGCTCATCGGCTCCGGCAAGTTCTACGCCGACCTCGGCATCGAGAAGCTCAATCCCGAGACCGACCGCATCATGATCTGCGGCTCGATGCATATGCTAAAGGACGTCAAGGAAATGGCCGAGAGCCTCGGTTTCCAGGAAGGCTCGCTCAGCCATCCCTCGACTTTTGTCGTCGAGCGCGCCTTCGTCGGCTGA
- a CDS encoding hydantoinase/oxoprolinase family protein, giving the protein MKENFSVQPPDSLGSVVAGIDVGGTFTDLLLIDGKDGGRVHIAKTPTTVDNQAFGVVSALDTTGFPIDGIDLIVHGTTTTTNAVLERRLAKTGMITTRGFRDVIELGRRTRPQPYGMTGTFVPVIPRNLRLEVSERVEASGAVRMPLDEAEMREAVKALIDAGCESLVIHFLHSYANPSHERRAAEIAAELWPNDYITAGHALLSEAREFERGVTASVNASVQPILERYVERLRKELADKGYARDFLIMNGNGGMISARFVTRESAKTVMSGPASGVIAAAYTGKRAGFENLVTYDMGGTSTDVALIRNAEPAVSNEIEIEYAMPIHVPMVAVHTVGAGGGSIARVDAAGLIQIGPESAGANPGPICYGRGGLQPTITDANLVLGRLASKKLLAVDNPVTSERVTGIFADRIGKATGLSGVEAAGAVLRLGNMKMAGAIRMVSVSRGHDPRDFALFAFGGAGPLHATALARELGLPRVLVPARPGITNALGCVVADLRHDFVNTINRPVGVLDESQLHRVLERHRNEGEELIAKEAVKPQTIRVTHSADMQFVGQTHIINVPLPSSSVTRQELQALFEKAYFARFKVELPEIRANLVNLNTSVTGVRPAIDLSRLIDPAGRAKTLDEARREIRPVWYSGRWHDTPVYAREELPLDVIIEGPAILEQMDATTVLEPGDRARSDADGNIIIDIGEA; this is encoded by the coding sequence ATGAAAGAGAATTTTTCGGTGCAGCCGCCGGATTCCCTGGGCAGTGTCGTCGCCGGCATCGACGTCGGCGGAACCTTCACCGATCTGCTTCTGATTGATGGCAAGGATGGCGGGCGGGTACATATCGCCAAGACGCCCACGACCGTCGACAACCAGGCCTTCGGCGTCGTTTCGGCACTCGATACCACCGGCTTTCCGATCGACGGCATCGATCTTATCGTGCATGGCACGACGACAACCACCAACGCGGTGCTCGAACGCCGGCTGGCGAAGACCGGCATGATCACCACGCGCGGCTTTCGCGACGTGATCGAGCTCGGCCGGCGCACGCGGCCGCAGCCCTATGGCATGACCGGCACCTTTGTTCCGGTCATCCCGCGCAACCTGCGGCTCGAAGTGTCCGAGCGCGTCGAGGCGTCGGGAGCGGTACGCATGCCACTCGACGAAGCCGAAATGCGCGAGGCGGTGAAGGCGCTGATCGATGCCGGCTGCGAATCCCTGGTCATCCACTTCCTGCATTCCTACGCTAACCCTTCGCACGAGCGGCGCGCCGCCGAGATCGCCGCCGAACTCTGGCCGAACGACTACATCACCGCGGGTCATGCGCTGCTGTCGGAAGCGCGCGAATTCGAGCGCGGCGTCACCGCCTCGGTCAACGCTTCGGTGCAGCCGATCCTCGAGCGCTATGTCGAGCGGCTGCGCAAGGAACTCGCCGACAAAGGCTACGCCCGCGACTTCCTGATCATGAACGGCAATGGCGGTATGATCTCGGCCCGCTTCGTCACACGTGAATCGGCCAAGACCGTGATGTCCGGCCCGGCCTCGGGCGTCATCGCCGCCGCCTACACGGGCAAGCGCGCCGGCTTCGAAAATCTCGTCACCTACGACATGGGCGGCACCTCGACCGACGTGGCGCTGATCCGCAACGCCGAACCGGCGGTTTCGAACGAGATCGAGATCGAATACGCCATGCCCATCCATGTGCCGATGGTGGCGGTGCACACGGTCGGCGCCGGCGGCGGCTCGATCGCGCGCGTCGACGCGGCAGGCCTGATCCAGATCGGCCCGGAAAGTGCCGGCGCCAATCCAGGCCCGATCTGCTACGGCCGCGGCGGCCTGCAGCCGACCATCACCGACGCCAATCTGGTGCTCGGCCGGCTGGCGTCGAAGAAGCTGCTTGCCGTCGACAATCCGGTCACATCAGAGCGTGTCACCGGCATTTTCGCCGACAGGATCGGCAAGGCGACGGGCTTGTCCGGCGTCGAAGCAGCCGGCGCGGTGCTCAGGCTCGGCAACATGAAGATGGCCGGCGCCATCCGCATGGTGTCGGTGTCGCGCGGCCACGATCCGCGCGATTTCGCGCTGTTCGCCTTCGGCGGCGCCGGCCCGCTGCACGCCACCGCTCTGGCGCGCGAACTTGGACTGCCCCGGGTGCTGGTGCCGGCACGGCCCGGCATCACCAATGCGCTCGGCTGCGTCGTCGCCGATCTGCGCCATGATTTCGTCAACACCATCAACCGGCCGGTAGGCGTTCTTGATGAAAGCCAGCTCCATCGGGTTTTGGAACGGCATCGAAACGAAGGCGAGGAGCTGATCGCCAAGGAGGCGGTGAAACCGCAGACCATCCGCGTCACCCATTCCGCCGACATGCAGTTCGTCGGCCAGACCCACATCATCAACGTGCCGCTGCCGTCCTCGTCGGTGACCCGGCAGGAGCTGCAGGCGCTGTTCGAAAAGGCCTATTTCGCGCGCTTCAAGGTCGAGCTGCCGGAAATCCGCGCCAATCTGGTCAACTTGAACACCTCGGTGACGGGTGTCAGGCCGGCGATCGATCTGTCGCGGCTGATCGACCCCGCCGGGCGGGCAAAGACGCTCGACGAGGCCCGGCGCGAGATCCGGCCGGTCTGGTACAGCGGGCGCTGGCATGACACGCCCGTATACGCACGCGAAGAACTGCCGCTCGATGTGATCATCGAAGGGCCCGCGATCCTCGAACAGATGGACGCTACCACGGTGCTCGAACCCGGCGACCGTGCCCGCTCGGACGCCGACGGCAACATCATCATCGACATTGGCGAGGCCTGA